One Schistocerca gregaria isolate iqSchGreg1 unplaced genomic scaffold, iqSchGreg1.2 ptg000569l, whole genome shotgun sequence genomic window, gggaaggagaggggtgTTCGACTCCGTACAAGGGCCAGATTTGGGAAATCAGGACTCCCACTCGACCAGTTAAGGCCAAAAGAAGGTCGACGTGCAGAGAGGGTTTCGAATGTTTAAGTGGTATTGTAGACAGGTTGTGTTCTGACGTGTCCAGAATTCTGGCAGTCAATTACGAAAATTGTGTACTgtaactgactttttttttttttttttatagaattgGAGGGGAAAGATATCAGGGGTTTTTTGTTTCCTGATTCGGCGAGCGCGGGGGATCGCGTTACGGGTGTGGCGGACATAGACTGCAATGGAACGGTTGAGCAGTATGAAGGGAACAATTTGATCTTTCGTCGAATGAGACAGTCTAGGCTCAGGCGCAGAGAAGAGGTGTGCCTGAAGCTCAGAGAGGAGTCGAATAACGCGTTTTTTGGCATGGAACTGGCGACCAAGCGAAAGTGGTCCGCAGCCGACATAAGGGCCTATTTTGGCCAACAGGAGCCAGATTTAGAGACGGACTTTTTTCGACTGGAAGGGGTGATGAATTCGGAGAGTGACGAGGTGTCTGATGTGTGGTCCAATTTCTTGGGAGAGGAGAGCGGCAAGTTCGTTGACAACGAAGTTGTAGATCTCATCTATGAAAACGGCATCGAAATTCAGAGCCCCGAAGAAATCAAACTGAATGATGTTAAAAATTACCAAAAACCGCCAGAGATTTATCAAGTTGACGGCTTCACTTCTGTCATGGTGTCAAGAGGCTATCAGCAGCGTTCATTCTTTCATGGGATTTAAATTCTTAGAGATCGACGCGATGTTCTCCTATTCTTTAAATACGTGAGTATTGTACGCCCAGTCTCCCTTCAAATTCACCGCACATCGCTAAACGTAAGCGCGAGTGGCGCGAGAGGGGGAAAAACTCTGAGTTCTGCGCGACCGTTCGTAACGCGAAGTCATACCGAATGACCGGCCTAGTCACCTAGCGCTCGATTTGCAGTTTCGACAGCTACCAAAAGTCACTGCATGTTACGGCTGAGCCGAGTTATAAAAAACCagtaaactcatttttttttcCAGGTTTGGTGCGATCTAGGAAACACTTTTTttgtgcaggaaaaaaaaaaaaaaaaggtgactcaCAGAGAAATCCGAATTTGGAATTTGTGCTTCAGGCTGGAAAGTAAGCATTGGCCGACGATGGGCACGGCGCAAGACAGCACGGCAAGATCACCCTGTGTCTTTTAGAGAGAGAGGTTTCTTCAACAGAGGCTCATGGTCTCTCCAATTAGAGATTGGACTAATTTAGTACACGTCCGGCCAAAACTGTGTTATACGCGTATATTTTTTGCTGCTCAAACTGTCAGACGCGTATTGGTGCGTCAAAACCGCCTCGCTAGCGCCGCTCTGGCCAACGTCTTTGCCTCGGTGCCGATCGACTATCTGGTGGCTACGTTCGCAGCGAAAAGGTCAAAATGGTGCAAGCTTAGAGTCGGCTTTGCGCGTCGCTCGTGGCGTGGAGCACCGACGAATTCGAAATACCCTGACGTCCCTCAGCCACCAATATTACACATAAATTAGTTCGTTTTTTAATAGTCTGCGCCGTTTTTATTCAGAAGCAATAAAGGTTGTTCGCAAAGGCGCTGCAACGACGCCATCTGCAACCGCGCGTAAGCGTTTTATCACAACGAATCACGGTGTTTTTCGCCCCTATGTATGCATGCCATTTATGCCGTTCTGGTTCCAAAAATTCCTTCTGTACCTGTGTGTGGGGCACGTTATCGCATCGTGCTGTAGCACGCGTTCACCTGGACCCCCGAGCGAGAGCCGGTCATGCTTGTACCGGAGTCGCGGTGTCAGGCAATACTCGTGGGCCTGTTCGACGGTTACCGTTGTCGAAGAGGCACTGCAAAGAAACGTGCGTTTTCAATAAAACTCGACGCTTAGGGGTCCTTCCGCTTTGCAAAACCCGATCTATGCCCCGTTCGAACAATTCTGGAATCGCACTAAAAACGAGCACAAATTGGCCGTGCGTCGCGTCTTAATTCGAATCAACGGTAAATGTTGAGGGGCGCGTGCAACCGTTCTTCGCTTCGGGGCTGCTAAGGACCTACGTTTTTGAATAGTCTATGACCAGGTCTTTCAACTTCCTTTCTACGTGTTGAATACGCTTGAGATCTTCATCAATCTTGACTGTTTGTTCGCTCCTTGCTGTAACCTCCTGCTGGTAGTCGCGTCCGATTTCGGCCTGGCGCATTTCCCTCACGGCTCGAGGAACGTACTCGATCCCTAGCCTTTTGCAGTGGAAATACAAGTTCAAttcaaaaatttcttgcttttttctCTCCTCGACTTTGGCTTGAAGTCGCTCCCTTTCCCAACACACTTCCTGCAAGTATCCCTCTCTGGACAGCTCTCCGCAGTCCGTCATGATGACCTCTGCCATCGGCCGGCCGGTGGGACTGCCTTGCTGCTCGACGAGCTTTACGATGTCGTACCCACAAATGACGTGGCCGAAAATGACGTGCTTGTTGTCCAGGTGAAGGGCGGGCTGAGTGGTGATAAAGAACTGGCACCCGTTCGTGTCAGGACCGGCGTTGGCCATGCTAAGAAGACCTGGGCGATTGTGTGATAAGTGGAAGTGCTCGTCCACGAACACCCTCCCGTAAATAGAAATCGATCCGTATCCGTTCCCGTATAAGATGTCCCCGCCCTGAATCATCTAAAGCAAAGCGTTAGACGGAATTTAGGGGCCAAAGAGCTTCCAAACGTCTGTGAAGACAACTCACCAATCCTGGCAGTATTCTGTGGAACCGACTGTTTTTGTACCATAGTTTGACGTCGGTGTCCGTCGTATTTCCCGTCGAACTGTGTCTCCTCAGAGTTCTCGTCCCATATCCGACCGCTAGGGCCCTGAAATTCTTGGCAGCTATCGGAGTTGTCTCCGTAAAtacctaagaaaaaaaaaaaaaaaatgagcaaacAGGTCAGCAACGACGGACGTCCCCTCTTAGCGCGCCTACCTCGACGACCACCCTCCCCTTCTGCACGCCATCGATCGCCACGTCAAAAAACACCAGGGGCTGGAACTTGGACCAAAGTCTATTCATCACAAAATAAGGGGCCCAAtcgaaaattttttttatttattttttttttctttactgtataAGACCACCTTGCCAGTCTCCGCTCTTAGAGACCACCAGCCTCACCGGCGGGGTACAGACCTGATTGTCCATGTTTTCAGACCCTACCAGCGCGTCCTTCTTGTACACGATGCCATCCTTTTGGTACTTGAAAGGCATTCCTTTGACTTGCTTCGCGGTCTGCATTTTGTATGCAGAAGCAGCTCGGCCGCCCTGCGGATAAATTCGGGTCCCAGCGGGAGCGTCGCGATCGGGATGTACTAGGGCGAGCCTGCCGGATTTGATCATTGTGAGAACGAGCACCTGGGCCCACTCTTTCTTGATCACGTTGGGTTCCATATTGCACACGACCGCCACGCGTTGTCCGGTCAGCTCGCTCAAAGAGTAGTGCTGCGCCAGAGCGGCCACGGCCTGCTTCACTCCGTCGCCCAAGTCGATTTGGAGCAGCACGTGCTGCGCAGAGCCAGGGTGCGGAGCAGCGGTCTGAACGACCCCAATCCGCAAATCCAGCTCGAACGAGTCAGACGGCGACAAATTTGCTTGAGAACCACAAAATTTGTGTCTGTATTCGGCGAGCTGCGAGTCGCTGATTTTTTTGACCAGAGGCGAGAAAGAATTGATGGGCTGGTCGAACGGCAGATACCCTATATAGAAGTGGCCCGGAATCATCAACGCCTCGTCGTAATACTCATTATAAGGTATAGACGGCTTCGGAGATCCGGGAGATAAATACTCGAACGTTCTCTTGAGGCGCACTTCGAGTTGCTCGGCGTTATATTCTCCCAGTTGATGAAGCAAGTTCAAAGATAACGCAGGAAGAAACGGGTGCATGCAAACCGCCAACAGCTTCAAAAGAGAGCACGTCAAGTAAACCACTGTCGCACACCGACTTTTATTTCTCTTGACCAAAAACCAAGGTTTGAACTTTTGGAAGTATTCGTTCCCCAATCGTCCAAACGCAAGCACGGTTCTCAGTGCGCTCCTTATCGATATGGCCTCCATGTGCTTCAAGTACTCTTCAAGCTCCTTCTGAACCTGTCCCATCCAATTCACGTCGTCCCGCTCTAGGCCAGCAGAGACGCACAAGGCAGGAATTTTCGAGTCGAAGAAAGTCGAGACCAAATTCAGAGCCCGAAACACCAAATTCCCCAAGTTGTCCGCCAAATCGCTGTTGATCTTGCTCTGCAAGTCGCTCCAAAGAAAGTCAGTGTCGCTCATCTCCGGCCTGATCGACAGCAAGTAATACCTCCAAATGTCGACTGGAAGATCGAGCTCGTAGACCTGATTCCCAAACACGCCTACTCCGCGACTCTTGCTGAACTTGTCCTTCTCATACGTCAAGTACTCCGTAGCGCTAATCCGGGCAACCAGATTCCACGGCCTCTTCGTCGCAAGCAGCGAACACGGAAACACAATCGAGTGGAACGGAACGTTGTCTTTTCCCATAAATTGTACCAATTCGACTAACGGCTCTTTCGATTTGTGTTGTTCCGTCGCGCTCTTCGGCTCTTCCTTCATCCACCACTTTTTCCACCCCTCGTTCAAGTAAGACGCCGAAATGGACATGTATCCAACCGGCGCATCGAACCACACGTAAAACACCTTGTCTTCGTAGCCCTTCCTCGGCACGGGCGTCCCCCACTTCAGGTCTCTGGTGATCGCCCTCGACTTCAGGCCCTCCCTCAACCAGCTCTCTGTGATCGTGATGGCATTGTTGGAGCACCCGGGCGCGCACTTCGCTCTGAACCACGCCGCCACTTCAGACTCCAGCTTCGGCAACTCGAGATACAGATGCGTCGTGTCTCTCAAAACGGGCCTCTGACGACAGATTTGGCATTCTGGGTCGATCAGATCAGTCGGATTCAAAAGCTTGCCACATTGGTCGCATTGGTCGCCTCTAGCGCCAACGTATTCGCAGAGCGGACACTTCCCCTCGACGAACCGGTCCGCCAAAAACCTCTGATCCCGCTCACAGTACAGCTGCTGACCCTTGCGCTCAAAAATAAAGTCGTTTTTCTCAACGTCCGAAAAAATATCTTGCACGATCTGTGTCTGATGCGAAGTCGTCGTGCGCCCGAAAAAGTCGAACTGCACCTGAAACCATGCGTAAATCTCGCGGTGCTGTCGGTAGTACTTGTCGCAAATCGCCTGGGGCGTAGTTTTTTCCTCAATCGCCTTGGTTTCAGTCGCTGTACCGTACTCGTCTGTACCACACACAAACAGAGTCTGGTATTTCCTCTGACGGCAATAACGCGCGAAGACGTCAGAGCTCAGCACAGAGCCAATAATGTTCCCCAAATGCGGAATGTTGTTGACGTAGGGCAAAGCGCTCGTGATCAAAATGTTCCGCCTAGAACGGGACGGCAAGAAAGACGCGGCAAGCAACTCCTCGCGCTCTCTTTGACAGGACATCTGGTACAATCGCAAAAAGAGAGCGTGCAAGACGAGCAGGGACGCCACAATCGTGTGATTGTGCCTGTAGCTCGGAGACCGGAGCAAGCAGATGGAATGATACAGTCGAAGGTTATCGCGAAAGAAAGACGGCGGGAAAGTTTTGAGGGACAGGTCGTTCGTTGTACATGATGACTCAGGTTGAATGGTACTTCGAATTTGATCAGTCGTTCGAAGTATCAGTGGCAAAATAGCTTCTGCAGACTCGCCAATACTCAGGCTACTGAAATTAACTTCTGAAAAAGGATCCTGGGCCAATGGGACGTCTGCAGAGGAAGGCGATAGGTAAGTCGTCGAGTTGGTTTGGCATGCAGTAGAAATCGTATCGAGGACCGCTTCTACCTGGGCAGTAGTCAGCTGAGGATCACTGAGGAGAGACCTGAAGCAATCCCCATGAGAAAAGGCATCCAATACGAGGGAACTGTCAAGCGGGTGGATCCAAGAAGGCGACGAAAGAGGGGTACTGGCGGACTCCATGTAGCCCTTGCGAGGTCGAGTCAACaacaatttaaaagaaaaagtGTCATTCAAAGAGggataaaagaattaaaaaaatgctATACAAAATGCCATTCAATACCTTTTTTTACGTCTCCTTCGGAATAACGGATAGACGcagcaaaaaaaaaagtattcgaaTCAGGCGACACGACTTCGTTGTAACGCCATGCACGAAAAGCTTTCACTGGGGACTCGCGATAGGGGTCAAAAGCGAAAACGGCGAATATTGTTCCGGTAATGTGTGTACTGAAATAGCCAACGAGAAGACACCACGAAGATAGACGCCCCCCCCCTCGAACAAAAAAGATTAAGACTGTTGTTACAGGCGCTCACTGCTCGAAAAAGGCGATGTTTCTCTCTTGGGTAAAAtcatttttagccagcttttgAGCACGTCGAGCCCTATCATTGCTCGAGCTGTTACGCCTACCGCTTGTCGCTCAGTGTGGAGATGCGCGGTTAGATACGGTTCACGTTATGCGCCTCCATAAAGCGCCTAGATCAAGACTTGAATTCCTGTCATTCAGTTCTCAATTTTTTTTGCAAGTTCTGCCTCGCTCGGTTTGCCTTATGATGTCATACTACCGCTTTGAACCCTCATATCCGCATATCCGCATGGGCCATATCCTCACTGAGAGAGCGCTCACGTGCTGCTAGCCATGCATTTCGTTCGACTGGGACTCATGGCTTCTCTGGGAACCAAATGTATAGGTATGACATATTTCAGAATGCGCCTATAGTCCCCAAGAAGACTTAGCATGCCTGTGACCAGTGCACACCGCGAGGTTCCCTCGTGTACGGCAAGAATGCTattaatcgaaaaaaaaaaaaataggtagcaTTTTTTTTATGCTTCGTTGTCTCATGAATGGACCACCGCAAATTGATGGAACTCGTCAGCAGCCAGTTGACTCCAGAAGACGCGACAGTCCCCGGACCACAGTCTACATTGAACCTCAGTTTTCAAGAGATGACATCTGCTTCCTCGTTTGTGTCGCACAAGCACATAAAATACGACCCAAGCTATGAGTGCGGCAAAACTGAAATCAGCATTGCTTCTAAAATGCTTGCAAAATACGATGGTGGCCCGTCGAAGGCCATTTCAGCGCATTCAGGCAAGGCTAAGGAAAGCCAGAAGCGCAAAAAAAAGGGCCCGATCTTGACCGCCGCTGTTCATTCGAGTTCTGCCTCGCGAGAGTCAGGTTCCACCTCGTTCAAAGGTGATGAGTTCAACGCGACATTCATGCCGGTATCTGATGAAAATGGAAACTCTAGAGAAACCGCCTCGGTTGGCATCCGTCGTTCAAGGAATCCTCCCGTTTCCGGGTGGAAATTCATACCGGCAACGTACCGACCAGATCCATTGAAATCAATCCCCGTTTGCATGCTACCGAGCAACTCGTCTCCTAGGGTCAGAATTTTCGATAGACTAGTCATTAATCCAAAAGGGTACAATCTAGCGCGAGCCAATTATCCTGCCCAGTGCGGATCCTGGTACTACGAAGTCAAAATTACACACGCGCCGAAATTGATCGAGCTTATTTTGGATGCACAAACCCGTAAAAATGAGACCCAAGGTGAGACCCTTTCTAAAACCAAAGACGTCTGGTTCAAACCGTATCAATTTCTTCTTGGAACGCTGCAAGAGATGTCTCAGCTGATGGACTCTTCTGGCAGACGTCTACCGGATCCACATTGGCGCATCGGATGGGCCACCGATATGGCGGACGTTGAATGTCCCGTCGGCACTGATAACTACGGATACAGCTGGAGAGACGACGGAAGTTTGTTTCATTTAGCTAGGCCGTACTTGAGCAATGCCAAGATCGAACAGGTGAATTGCTCATCCGACAGTGCCTCCTCAGAACCGAAACTTTCAACTCGCACCAACCCACCAAAGAATGA contains:
- the LOC126315273 gene encoding uncharacterized protein LOC126315273; the protein is MESSGAWSGEEKQKSPSLRMSKKGGARGQGETSAGGFVGRWMPAAGTSSDGATSPTRDDSCTDRSMCFKGEGEGCSTPYKGQIWEIRTPTRPVKAKRRSTCREGFECLSELEGKDIRGFLFPDSASAGDRVTGVADIDCNGTVEQYEGNNLIFRRMRQSRLRRREEVCLKLREESNNAFFGMELATKRKWSAADIRAYFGQQEPDLETDFFRLEGVMNSESDEVSDVWSNFLGEESGKFVDNEVVDLIYENGIEIQSPEEIKLNDVKNYQKPPEIYQVDGFTSVMVSRGYQQRSFFHGI
- the LOC126315416 gene encoding uncharacterized protein LOC126315416; translation: MNRLWSKFQPLVFFDVAIDGVQKGRVVVEVFTETTPIAAKNFRALAVGYGTRTLRRHSSTGNTTDTDVKLWYKNSRFHRILPGLMIQGGDILYGNGYGSISIYGRVFVDEHFHLSHNRPGLLSMANAGPDTNGCQFFITTQPALHLDNKHVIFGHVICGYDIVKLVEQQGSPTGRPMAEVIMTDCGELSREGYLQEVCWERERLQAKVEERKKQEIFELNLYFHCKRLGIEYVPRAVREMRQAEIGRDYQQEVTARSEQTVKIDEDLKRIQHVERKLKDLVIDYSKT
- the LOC126315440 gene encoding probable methionine--tRNA ligase, cytoplasmic isoform X2, with the protein product MSCQREREELLAASFLPSRSRRNILITSALPYVNNIPHLGNIIGSVLSSDVFARYCRQRKYQTLFVCGTDEYGTATETKAIEEKTTPQAICDKYYRQHREIYAWFQVQFDFFGRTTTSHQTQIVQDIFSDVEKNDFIFERKGQQLYCERDQRFLADRFVEGKCPLCEYVGARGDQCDQCGKLLNPTDLIDPECQICRQRPVLRDTTHLYLELPKLESEVAAWFRAKCAPGCSNNAITITESWLREGLKSRAITRDLKWGTPVPRKGYEDKVFYVWFDAPVGYMSISASYLNEGWKKWWMKEEPKSATEQHKSKEPLVELVQFMGKDNVPFHSIVFPCSLLATKRPWNLVARISATEYLTYEKDKFSKSRGVGVFGNQVYELDLPVDIWRYYLLSIRPEMSDTDFLWSDLQSKINSDLADNLGNLVFRALNLVSTFFDSKIPALCVSAGLERDDVNWMGQVQKELEEYLKHMEAISIRSALRTVLAFGRLGNEYFQKFKPWFLVKRNKSRCATVVYLTCSLLKLLAVCMHPFLPALSLNLLHQLGEYNAEQLEVRLKRTFEYLSPGSPKPSIPYNEYYDEALMIPGHFYIGYLPFDQPINSFSPLVKKISDSQLAEYRHKFCGSQANLSPSDSFELDLRIGVVQTAAPHPGSAQHVLLQIDLGDGVKQAVAALAQHYSLSELTGQRVAVVCNMEPNVIKKEWAQVLVLTMIKSGRLALVHPDRDAPAGTRIYPQGGRAASAYKMQTAKQVKGMPFKYQKDGIVYKKDALVGSENMDNQVCTPPVRLVVSKSGDWQGGLIQ
- the LOC126315440 gene encoding probable methionine--tRNA ligase, cytoplasmic isoform X1, which gives rise to MESASTPLSSPSWIHPLDSSLVLDAFSHGDCFRSLLSDPQLTTAQVEAVLDTISTACQTNSTTYLSPSSADVPLAQDPFSEVNFSSLSIGESAEAILPLILRTTDQIRSTIQPESSCTTNDLSLKTFPPSFFRDNLRLYHSICLLRSPSYRHNHTIVASLLVLHALFLRLYQMSCQREREELLAASFLPSRSRRNILITSALPYVNNIPHLGNIIGSVLSSDVFARYCRQRKYQTLFVCGTDEYGTATETKAIEEKTTPQAICDKYYRQHREIYAWFQVQFDFFGRTTTSHQTQIVQDIFSDVEKNDFIFERKGQQLYCERDQRFLADRFVEGKCPLCEYVGARGDQCDQCGKLLNPTDLIDPECQICRQRPVLRDTTHLYLELPKLESEVAAWFRAKCAPGCSNNAITITESWLREGLKSRAITRDLKWGTPVPRKGYEDKVFYVWFDAPVGYMSISASYLNEGWKKWWMKEEPKSATEQHKSKEPLVELVQFMGKDNVPFHSIVFPCSLLATKRPWNLVARISATEYLTYEKDKFSKSRGVGVFGNQVYELDLPVDIWRYYLLSIRPEMSDTDFLWSDLQSKINSDLADNLGNLVFRALNLVSTFFDSKIPALCVSAGLERDDVNWMGQVQKELEEYLKHMEAISIRSALRTVLAFGRLGNEYFQKFKPWFLVKRNKSRCATVVYLTCSLLKLLAVCMHPFLPALSLNLLHQLGEYNAEQLEVRLKRTFEYLSPGSPKPSIPYNEYYDEALMIPGHFYIGYLPFDQPINSFSPLVKKISDSQLAEYRHKFCGSQANLSPSDSFELDLRIGVVQTAAPHPGSAQHVLLQIDLGDGVKQAVAALAQHYSLSELTGQRVAVVCNMEPNVIKKEWAQVLVLTMIKSGRLALVHPDRDAPAGTRIYPQGGRAASAYKMQTAKQVKGMPFKYQKDGIVYKKDALVGSENMDNQVCTPPVRLVVSKSGDWQGGLIQ